A region from the Arcanobacterium buesumense genome encodes:
- a CDS encoding MarR family winged helix-turn-helix transcriptional regulator encodes MTQTRWLDEEEQYAWRNLLRGQATVQEAVNHDGVEDFGLALQEFEVLMRLSEQPEHQSRMSALATGLVYSRSRLTHTVARLEKAGYVQRFQCPHDRRGIFCRITDEGLVKLEEAAPLHIQSLRQHFLSKISPEELRTIGDIFAKLIDDEETEKRVCSQ; translated from the coding sequence ATGACACAAACACGTTGGCTTGATGAAGAAGAGCAATATGCGTGGCGCAACCTATTACGTGGCCAGGCAACTGTTCAAGAAGCCGTCAATCATGATGGCGTAGAAGATTTCGGATTAGCATTACAAGAATTTGAAGTATTAATGCGATTGTCTGAACAACCCGAACACCAGTCGCGCATGTCTGCTTTGGCTACTGGGTTAGTTTATTCGCGCTCGCGGTTGACCCACACTGTTGCCCGGTTAGAAAAAGCTGGTTATGTGCAAAGATTCCAATGTCCACACGATCGGCGCGGAATTTTCTGCCGGATCACCGATGAGGGCTTAGTTAAGCTTGAGGAAGCCGCACCGCTTCATATCCAGTCGTTACGGCAACACTTTTTGAGCAAAATTTCGCCTGAAGAACTCCGCACTATTGGAGATATTTTTGCCAAGTTGATCGACGACGAAGAAACTGAAAAGCGCGTGTGCAGTCAATAA
- a CDS encoding 1,4-dihydroxy-2-naphthoyl-CoA synthase, with protein MSPLPTVVSEIFDPRRWRAVSGFPDDDITYHRGVEREFSPAGDVVSERDLPVVRIAFNRPQVRNAFRPETVDQLYRAIDHARLTGEIGCVILTGNGPSAKDGGWAFCSGGDQRIRGRDGYRYDGGGDDPQANKVTRDSIDPARAGRLHILEVQRLMRTSGMIFIGAISGWATGGGHSLNVLCDLSIASLEHARFMQVDANVGSFDAGYGSALLARQIGDKRAREIFFLAREYSARDAERWGVVNEAVPHAELENKALDYARIMGTKSPQALRMLKFAFNLADDGLAGQQVFAGETTRLAYMTDEAQEGRDAFLEKRPARWDNFPFYA; from the coding sequence ATTTCACCGTTACCTACTGTCGTTTCTGAGATTTTTGACCCGCGCCGGTGGCGTGCAGTATCTGGTTTTCCAGATGATGATATTACGTATCATCGCGGAGTGGAGCGAGAGTTTTCACCTGCCGGCGACGTGGTGTCCGAACGCGATTTACCGGTGGTACGTATTGCTTTTAATCGGCCACAGGTACGCAATGCGTTTCGCCCAGAAACTGTTGACCAATTGTACCGGGCGATCGATCATGCCCGGCTAACAGGCGAAATTGGTTGCGTGATTCTCACCGGTAACGGCCCGTCAGCTAAAGATGGCGGTTGGGCGTTTTGTTCTGGCGGCGATCAACGTATTCGAGGCCGGGATGGTTACCGTTATGATGGTGGTGGAGATGATCCACAAGCTAATAAGGTAACTCGTGATTCGATTGATCCAGCACGGGCCGGCCGGCTTCATATTTTGGAAGTCCAGCGATTGATGCGCACTTCAGGAATGATTTTTATTGGGGCTATTTCCGGATGGGCTACTGGTGGTGGTCACTCGTTAAATGTATTGTGCGATTTGTCGATTGCTTCCTTAGAACATGCCCGGTTTATGCAAGTGGATGCCAATGTTGGTTCCTTTGACGCCGGGTATGGATCAGCTTTGTTAGCTCGCCAAATTGGGGATAAACGTGCGCGGGAAATTTTCTTTTTAGCCCGTGAATATTCGGCACGTGACGCGGAGCGTTGGGGGGTAGTTAACGAGGCGGTACCTCATGCGGAGTTGGAAAATAAGGCATTAGATTACGCTCGCATCATGGGTACGAAATCCCCGCAAGCCTTACGTATGTTGAAGTTTGCTTTTAATTTGGCCGACGACGGATTAGCTGGCCAACAAGTTTTTGCCGGCGAAACAACACGTTTAGCATATATGACAGATGAAGCTCAAGAAGGTCGGGACGCATTCTTAGAAAAACGTCCCGCGCGTTGGGACAATTTCCCGTTCTACGCATGA
- a CDS encoding PLD nuclease N-terminal domain-containing protein, with amino-acid sequence MPRVILILTAIALHIYTFIDVLRTDRTALPARLPKVAWALLTLIVPVIGPLLWLFFKNQHLFRPGTTLSSDSLRKPFSSSNKPRGPVAPDDDPEFLARLEAQNRRRAYEQQKREENGDIPTAETPDEPDDDGGLYGNRSF; translated from the coding sequence GTGCCTAGAGTAATTTTGATCCTGACCGCGATAGCGCTCCATATTTATACTTTTATTGACGTATTACGAACTGATCGCACGGCTTTGCCCGCGCGCCTTCCCAAGGTTGCTTGGGCGCTCTTGACGCTCATTGTGCCGGTGATTGGTCCGCTTTTATGGTTATTTTTCAAAAATCAGCACTTGTTCCGCCCCGGGACAACATTGTCTTCTGATTCGCTACGCAAACCTTTTTCTTCTTCCAACAAGCCTCGTGGCCCTGTTGCGCCCGATGACGATCCGGAATTCTTGGCCCGCTTAGAGGCGCAGAATCGCCGTCGCGCCTATGAGCAACAAAAGCGGGAAGAAAATGGTGATATTCCTACCGCTGAAACACCTGACGAGCCAGATGACGACGGCGGTTTATACGGCAATCGTTCTTTCTAA
- the menD gene encoding 2-succinyl-5-enolpyruvyl-6-hydroxy-3-cyclohexene-1-carboxylic-acid synthase, whose protein sequence is MVDSTKTARTILAHLIAHGVETFILCPGSRSAPFAYALYDAERAGLIHLHVETDERVAGFVALGAGSAGKIAAVVTTSGSAVANLHPAVEEAYYGGIPMIVLSSDRPPHMRGVRASQTTDHQAVLAGSVRHFREFPAGGSVGNIAGLITRAVGTALGRFTGSVPGPVHLNVSFVEPLMPDGTWSDISADIAQAQSKYLPVESTDVRCVIIAGTTVRYRDLDPHICAGIPVLAEPCAPWSCHPHAINAHPVVLNSALRSRINRAIVIGHPTLTREVSALLADESVEVFVLDDAPTYADVAGRARVITAAQLADVAVSNPDWLRAWQAASDAIGEYIDEHVTQLSYASIGRNISRFSDGVELVVGASSIIREMNIYQSMPAQPVHANRGLAGIDGTVSTAIGIGLATGRGVRVVVGDLTFIHDIGALIHTAGQQGIDLDVVVIDDAGGSLFSTLEYGQGEPEPYDRVFRTAKELDIRAYAQAVGVNYQVVQEQAELVTALQQAPCGVRIVHIALGYTPMADERRIRSTQREGMLAAVHARLKGFQ, encoded by the coding sequence GTGGTTGATTCGACGAAAACTGCGCGCACAATACTCGCTCACCTTATTGCGCACGGGGTAGAAACGTTTATTTTATGCCCCGGCTCGCGTTCTGCTCCGTTCGCGTATGCGTTATACGACGCCGAACGAGCAGGACTGATTCACCTCCATGTGGAAACTGATGAGCGAGTTGCGGGGTTTGTGGCACTTGGTGCTGGTTCCGCAGGCAAAATTGCTGCTGTAGTAACCACGTCAGGATCAGCGGTTGCAAATCTTCACCCAGCGGTCGAAGAGGCTTATTACGGTGGTATTCCGATGATTGTTTTAAGCTCCGATCGCCCACCTCATATGCGTGGTGTACGAGCTAGCCAAACTACTGATCATCAAGCAGTTTTGGCTGGTTCAGTCCGGCATTTTCGGGAGTTTCCCGCGGGTGGATCTGTAGGTAATATCGCCGGGTTGATAACCCGTGCCGTAGGGACTGCACTGGGCCGTTTTACGGGTAGTGTTCCAGGGCCGGTACATCTCAATGTCAGTTTTGTTGAACCACTGATGCCAGACGGGACGTGGAGTGACATTTCTGCCGATATTGCCCAGGCGCAGAGTAAGTATTTACCGGTTGAGAGCACGGATGTGCGGTGCGTTATCATTGCTGGAACAACAGTGCGTTATCGCGATCTCGATCCACACATATGTGCTGGAATACCGGTGTTAGCAGAACCGTGTGCGCCGTGGAGTTGCCATCCTCACGCAATTAATGCGCATCCGGTTGTCCTCAATTCAGCGCTTCGCTCTCGCATCAATCGCGCTATTGTTATCGGCCATCCAACATTGACTCGGGAAGTATCGGCATTACTCGCTGACGAATCAGTTGAAGTTTTCGTGCTTGACGATGCCCCCACGTACGCTGATGTCGCTGGTCGAGCACGGGTTATTACTGCGGCACAGTTAGCTGACGTGGCAGTATCTAACCCAGACTGGTTGCGTGCCTGGCAGGCAGCATCTGATGCGATAGGTGAGTATATTGACGAGCATGTCACACAGCTCAGTTATGCCAGTATCGGACGTAATATTAGCCGATTCAGCGACGGTGTTGAGCTGGTGGTTGGCGCTTCGTCGATTATTCGGGAGATGAACATCTACCAATCGATGCCTGCGCAACCTGTGCATGCCAATCGGGGCCTTGCTGGGATTGATGGTACGGTATCGACGGCAATAGGGATTGGATTGGCAACTGGTCGTGGCGTGCGCGTCGTCGTTGGGGATTTAACATTTATCCACGATATTGGAGCATTGATTCATACTGCCGGTCAGCAAGGTATTGATCTTGACGTAGTGGTTATTGACGACGCCGGTGGCTCGCTGTTTTCCACGTTGGAATATGGCCAAGGCGAGCCAGAGCCATATGATCGAGTTTTTCGCACGGCAAAAGAACTCGATATTCGCGCGTATGCCCAAGCTGTTGGTGTGAATTATCAGGTGGTACAAGAACAAGCCGAACTTGTTACGGCATTGCAGCAAGCGCCGTGTGGGGTACGAATTGTTCATATTGCTTTGGGCTATACTCCAATGGCTGATGAACGCCGGATTCGTAGCACGCAACGCGAGGGTATGCTAGCAGCTGTTCACGCACGGCTAAAAGGTTTTCAGTAA
- a CDS encoding helix-turn-helix domain-containing protein: MPHFSSSTPQFFTVAEVADMTRVSRMTVYRMVHSGELPAVRVGNSYRVPKSAVDQLLNGGANVDFREATGS; this comes from the coding sequence ATGCCTCACTTCTCATCATCAACCCCGCAGTTCTTTACTGTGGCAGAAGTTGCTGATATGACGCGAGTTTCGCGAATGACGGTCTATCGTATGGTTCACTCAGGAGAACTTCCTGCAGTGCGTGTTGGCAATTCGTATCGCGTTCCTAAGTCGGCAGTTGATCAGTTGCTTAACGGCGGGGCGAACGTTGATTTCCGCGAAGCAACCGGGTCTTGA
- a CDS encoding histidine phosphatase family protein — MDITTIHLVRHGEVDNPEGVLYGRRPGFHLTELGHKMAQKLGETFADHDIRAVITSPLERAIETGTPTAQHFGLEIQIDERVIEADNKFEGLDINSDRWQLAQPKFWPWYVNPLEPSWGEPYKDVVARMSGAISDALTQASGGEAVIVSHQLPIWTMRRFIDRLPLAHDPRKRECSLASVTSLTFVGRQLISLDYWEPVGDILALAADMVPGTSKAQIKK, encoded by the coding sequence ATGGATATCACAACGATTCACTTAGTTCGGCATGGCGAGGTAGATAACCCGGAAGGCGTTCTCTACGGCCGCCGGCCTGGTTTTCATTTAACAGAACTTGGGCATAAAATGGCGCAAAAGCTAGGAGAGACTTTTGCTGATCATGATATTCGTGCAGTCATTACCTCACCGTTAGAGCGGGCAATTGAAACTGGTACCCCGACTGCGCAGCATTTTGGGTTAGAGATTCAAATAGATGAGCGAGTGATTGAAGCTGATAACAAATTCGAAGGTCTTGATATCAACTCTGATCGCTGGCAGTTAGCACAACCAAAATTCTGGCCATGGTATGTAAACCCGCTTGAACCATCATGGGGTGAACCATATAAGGATGTCGTTGCCCGGATGTCTGGCGCGATCTCTGATGCGCTTACACAAGCTAGTGGTGGTGAAGCAGTTATTGTTTCCCATCAGTTGCCTATTTGGACAATGCGACGTTTTATTGATCGTTTGCCATTAGCGCACGATCCGCGTAAACGAGAGTGTTCGCTCGCTTCTGTTACATCATTGACTTTTGTTGGGCGTCAGCTTATTTCTCTTGATTATTGGGAGCCAGTTGGGGACATTCTCGCGCTTGCAGCAGATATGGTCCCAGGTACGTCTAAAGCTCAGATCAAGAAGTAG
- a CDS encoding o-succinylbenzoate synthase: MHLDIYIYSSPLHTRFRGLTVRDGLLIHGPAGWGEASPFWDYDPQYSAAWLRAGIEAATIGYPDPVRDTIAVNVTVPATDPQRAYQIVRAGDCTTAKVKVGEPGQDLADDLSRVAAVRDALGPAGKIRIDVNGAWTVEQARDAIAALDRVASGLEYVEQPVADVEDLARVRRYASVPIAADESIRRASDPMRVKELAAADIVVVKNQPLGGVRSALAIAEEIGLPVVVSSALESSIGIRAGLAFAAALPKLNYACGLATSQLWVNDPTPNPFLPYGGQIRVRDVVPSSLPAPDPELAARWQERLDLMWEYANIDADYTLHTQAYESEGK; encoded by the coding sequence ATGCACCTCGACATATACATATACTCATCCCCACTACATACGCGGTTTCGGGGATTGACTGTGCGCGATGGCCTACTGATACATGGACCGGCCGGATGGGGGGAAGCTAGCCCATTTTGGGATTATGATCCGCAGTATTCGGCTGCTTGGTTACGTGCTGGTATTGAAGCAGCCACTATCGGTTACCCGGATCCAGTGCGAGATACTATCGCGGTCAATGTGACAGTACCAGCAACTGATCCACAGCGCGCGTACCAGATAGTTCGTGCTGGAGATTGCACTACCGCAAAAGTTAAAGTCGGGGAACCAGGACAGGACTTAGCTGATGACCTATCTCGGGTAGCGGCCGTGCGTGACGCATTAGGTCCAGCTGGGAAAATTCGTATTGACGTCAATGGTGCATGGACAGTAGAACAAGCACGCGATGCTATTGCAGCACTTGATCGTGTCGCTAGCGGACTGGAATACGTTGAACAACCAGTAGCTGACGTAGAGGACTTAGCGCGCGTTCGCCGCTACGCATCTGTGCCAATTGCAGCAGATGAATCTATCCGTCGGGCAAGTGATCCGATGCGGGTCAAAGAACTAGCTGCCGCTGACATTGTGGTTGTGAAGAATCAGCCACTAGGTGGGGTGCGCTCGGCGCTCGCGATCGCTGAAGAGATCGGTTTGCCGGTGGTGGTGTCATCAGCCTTAGAAAGTTCAATCGGCATTAGAGCTGGTTTGGCATTCGCGGCAGCTTTACCTAAGCTAAATTATGCGTGTGGTTTAGCCACCAGCCAACTATGGGTCAATGACCCAACTCCGAACCCATTTTTACCTTACGGTGGGCAGATCCGCGTGCGTGACGTGGTGCCGAGCTCGCTGCCAGCACCAGATCCAGAACTAGCAGCCCGGTGGCAGGAACGGTTAGATCTTATGTGGGAATATGCCAATATTGATGCTGATTACACCTTGCATACTCAAGCGTATGAGAGTGAAGGGAAATAA
- a CDS encoding isochorismate synthase, with product MFTFPHLRAQTTRLPHTPVLSQIMTSQRGQIAWLKDNTGFVCAGQAARFSYEDPGMTTAEDGRRFALASQWWQELSKRTEVRDEVRTAGSGLVGFGSFSFAPHSPAGSVLIVPQVIVGISGPGTGDSTSGHAFLTLIGPDDEDIFDTLSDDARALLDAVLVGHDTHYTPMGAGRAEPTMSFADYQARVTSIKKAINANDVSKVVLARQINIACETPIDERQVISTLAQQYQDCWTFGIDGLIGATPELLAQSQEGEVVTRVLAGTFPRDEHHAPDALLHSPKNVEEHQVAVQSAEQSLQKIGDVRVGQPFVLDLPNVRHLATDISTMLNVNGNVLSVAGMLHPTAALGGSPKNRALELISKLEPNDRDRFGAPVGWIGSDGAGQWCVALRCARIDSELGARAWAGGGIMADSDPTEEYVETQAKFAPIMAAFQL from the coding sequence ATGTTTACCTTCCCACATTTACGTGCCCAGACAACTCGGTTACCACATACTCCGGTTTTATCTCAGATTATGACCTCTCAACGTGGTCAAATCGCATGGCTTAAAGACAATACGGGTTTTGTGTGTGCCGGACAAGCCGCTCGCTTTTCATATGAAGATCCGGGTATGACGACGGCGGAAGATGGCCGGCGCTTTGCACTCGCATCGCAATGGTGGCAAGAATTATCTAAACGCACTGAGGTCCGTGACGAAGTTCGGACTGCCGGGTCCGGACTAGTGGGATTTGGTTCTTTTTCATTCGCTCCGCATTCACCTGCCGGGTCAGTCTTGATTGTTCCGCAAGTCATTGTTGGAATATCTGGACCAGGCACTGGCGATTCAACGTCAGGTCACGCCTTTTTGACTCTTATTGGCCCCGACGATGAAGATATTTTTGATACGTTAAGCGACGATGCTCGAGCACTCTTAGATGCGGTACTTGTTGGCCACGATACGCATTACACGCCGATGGGTGCAGGCCGGGCCGAACCTACAATGTCTTTTGCTGACTACCAAGCTCGCGTGACCTCTATCAAGAAGGCTATTAACGCCAATGACGTGTCGAAAGTTGTCCTCGCTCGGCAAATAAATATTGCCTGCGAAACCCCTATTGATGAACGACAGGTCATATCGACGTTGGCTCAGCAGTATCAAGATTGTTGGACGTTTGGCATCGATGGCCTGATTGGAGCTACTCCCGAGCTTTTGGCTCAAAGCCAAGAAGGCGAAGTAGTCACCCGAGTTTTAGCTGGCACTTTCCCTCGAGATGAACACCATGCACCCGATGCTTTGTTACATTCGCCTAAGAACGTCGAAGAGCACCAGGTTGCAGTTCAATCTGCTGAGCAATCTCTACAAAAAATAGGGGATGTGCGTGTTGGCCAGCCGTTTGTTTTGGACTTGCCAAATGTGCGGCATCTCGCTACTGATATTTCAACCATGTTGAACGTCAATGGAAACGTTTTGAGTGTTGCTGGGATGCTACACCCAACTGCCGCATTAGGCGGTAGCCCGAAAAATCGTGCTTTGGAGCTCATCAGTAAATTAGAACCAAATGATCGGGACCGATTTGGCGCGCCGGTTGGTTGGATTGGATCTGACGGAGCTGGGCAGTGGTGTGTAGCTTTGCGTTGCGCCCGTATTGATAGCGAGCTGGGAGCACGCGCATGGGCCGGTGGCGGAATCATGGCAGATTCAGATCCCACGGAAGAGTACGTTGAAACGCAAGCCAAATTTGCGCCAATTATGGCAGCGTTCCAGCTTTAG
- a CDS encoding 1,4-dihydroxy-2-naphthoate polyprenyltransferase, with protein MRTLPAAVAPVLIGAGIAIYDSGFSFPRTLLAAIVALAFQVGVNFSNDYSDGIRGTDNNRQGPLRLTASGKVRPRTVLFIALGFFALACVSGLVLVVLSGQWWLILLGAAATLAAWYYTGGSHPYGYMGLGEVFVMVFFGWMATIGTAYVQTGNAPWYAWAAGTGVGLIACALLMINNIRDIPTDSQAGKITLAVRLGDRHARIVYSLTLLLSVTVFLIVTSIVQGIIGLVVSIGLYGMTFFPITRVMRGAQGRDLIALLKYTGIFELLYAVMFFICFTLPPIL; from the coding sequence GTGCGCACCCTACCAGCAGCAGTGGCTCCGGTACTTATTGGTGCTGGAATAGCGATTTATGATTCCGGGTTTTCATTTCCACGAACGCTTTTAGCTGCGATTGTAGCCTTGGCATTTCAAGTTGGGGTAAATTTCTCTAACGACTACTCCGACGGTATTCGTGGTACTGACAATAACCGTCAAGGACCTCTTCGACTCACTGCTAGCGGCAAAGTTCGCCCGCGAACTGTTCTTTTTATCGCACTGGGATTCTTTGCTCTTGCGTGTGTTTCTGGGCTGGTGTTGGTCGTACTGTCTGGGCAATGGTGGCTAATTCTATTAGGCGCAGCCGCTACGCTCGCAGCTTGGTATTATACTGGCGGTTCACATCCGTATGGCTATATGGGTTTAGGCGAAGTTTTCGTCATGGTCTTTTTCGGCTGGATGGCAACTATTGGTACTGCCTATGTCCAAACCGGTAACGCTCCATGGTATGCCTGGGCTGCCGGCACTGGAGTTGGCTTAATCGCATGCGCATTGTTGATGATTAACAATATCCGAGACATTCCTACTGATTCACAAGCTGGCAAAATTACTTTGGCCGTTCGCCTCGGAGATCGTCACGCGCGTATCGTTTATAGCTTGACGCTCCTACTTTCGGTAACGGTTTTCCTTATAGTCACTAGTATCGTCCAAGGGATTATCGGATTAGTGGTGAGCATCGGGTTGTACGGTATGACATTCTTTCCTATCACCCGCGTTATGCGTGGCGCACAGGGCCGTGACCTCATTGCGTTACTGAAGTACACTGGCATCTTTGAATTGCTGTACGCGGTGATGTTTTTTATCTGTTTTACGCTCCCCCCTATCTTGTGA
- a CDS encoding S1C family serine protease encodes MENNNENQNMVPHASDPDAMGAEQPRESGAMSSDAGNDFPPAPYTQPVDSYQPAANAQPAWEPPMQWQPRPQTQNQPLYAPPAILEQPRGVQRKRPGWVALVAASVAAALAGAGIALGGSTLLNPGGMRPASMPEPQANAGTTKLVDSSVGAPDWEKVADEVGATVVSLDVNTDSGQAQGSGVIIDEKGHILTNNHVVSGANELYVMFSDGRVFDARIIGTDEATDLAVVELIDPPSDLTVAQLGDSSALNVGQSVAAIGNPMGLDSTLTTGVISALDRPTQADRGANVVTNAIQIDAAINPGNSGGPVFDQQGKVIGIASSIITVKTSFSGQGGGSIGLGFAIPVNLAKNISSQLIEKGSAEHAYLGVSIGNGLAKFDASKRMAAQVKTVELGTPAAQAGIKEGDNIIEVNGRKVSTATALTGFIRQYRAGDVVNLKLERDGKLMEVDVTLATRPDPR; translated from the coding sequence ATGGAAAATAACAACGAGAATCAGAATATGGTTCCCCATGCTAGTGATCCAGATGCAATGGGTGCAGAGCAACCACGTGAAAGTGGTGCGATGAGCAGTGATGCAGGCAATGACTTTCCGCCAGCACCATATACTCAGCCGGTAGATAGTTATCAGCCGGCCGCTAATGCCCAGCCGGCATGGGAACCGCCGATGCAATGGCAACCCCGGCCACAAACCCAAAATCAACCATTGTATGCCCCTCCTGCTATATTAGAGCAACCTCGTGGAGTACAACGGAAAAGGCCGGGATGGGTGGCATTAGTCGCGGCTTCGGTAGCAGCGGCACTAGCTGGAGCGGGAATAGCTCTTGGCGGATCTACTCTTCTCAATCCAGGTGGTATGCGTCCGGCGTCGATGCCCGAACCGCAGGCTAACGCTGGAACAACTAAACTGGTCGATAGTTCAGTAGGGGCGCCAGATTGGGAAAAAGTAGCTGACGAAGTTGGTGCCACTGTAGTCTCGCTAGACGTTAATACAGACAGTGGTCAAGCTCAAGGTTCCGGTGTGATTATCGATGAAAAAGGTCATATCTTAACGAATAATCACGTGGTTTCTGGGGCAAATGAGCTGTATGTGATGTTCTCTGACGGTCGCGTTTTCGATGCTCGAATTATCGGTACAGACGAAGCGACGGACTTAGCAGTAGTTGAACTAATTGACCCGCCTAGCGATTTAACCGTTGCACAACTTGGTGATTCATCCGCGCTCAATGTAGGTCAATCGGTTGCCGCGATTGGCAATCCGATGGGCTTAGACTCTACGCTAACAACTGGTGTCATCTCAGCTCTTGACCGGCCAACTCAAGCCGATCGTGGAGCCAATGTTGTCACTAATGCTATCCAGATTGATGCCGCTATTAATCCAGGTAATTCCGGTGGGCCAGTTTTTGATCAGCAAGGGAAAGTTATTGGTATTGCCTCCTCGATTATCACTGTGAAAACTAGTTTCAGTGGTCAAGGTGGTGGCTCTATCGGACTAGGCTTTGCAATTCCAGTAAATCTGGCAAAGAATATTTCCAGTCAGCTGATCGAAAAAGGCAGTGCAGAGCATGCTTATCTCGGTGTTTCGATCGGTAATGGATTGGCAAAATTTGATGCCTCAAAACGTATGGCTGCTCAAGTGAAAACTGTTGAGCTAGGAACTCCGGCAGCGCAAGCTGGCATAAAAGAAGGCGACAACATCATCGAAGTAAACGGACGTAAAGTTTCTACGGCTACTGCGTTGACCGGTTTTATTCGCCAATACCGGGCTGGTGACGTCGTGAATCTGAAACTTGAACGTGACGGAAAACTGATGGAAGTAGATGTTACGTTAGCGACTCGGCCAGATCCGCGCTAA
- a CDS encoding 30S ribosomal protein bS22, with product MGSVIKKRRKRMSKKKHRKLLRKTRHQRRNKK from the coding sequence GTGGGTTCCGTTATTAAGAAGCGTCGCAAGCGCATGTCAAAGAAGAAGCACCGCAAACTGCTTCGTAAGACTCGCCACCAGCGTCGTAATAAGAAGTGA
- a CDS encoding AMP-binding protein yields the protein MMTQPDSIFVRTHTAPIVVVCDGSELPSVISYVRQGLTGELSVPLFLIGPNVDPRQAHDEAVNAGYPVGTGVLMRTSGSTSGTGTIVPLSWYSLASSAQATHAALAGPGRWLADLPIHHIAGFQTIVRSILAATEPINMSLTQLLTSRSVTELTYCSVVPTQLSRILADPLLTQAAREVTLLVGGAATSSSLLNQARDNGLTVHTSYGMTETCGGCVYDGHPIGDAVISLAQSGQISLTGSMVTGAGLLTKHNGTQSQPLTYTHLTRDLGTFNPDGTLSVLGRIDDAITTGGLTIMPHIIEQTLAEITGYDTIVVGVPDQTWGQSALAFIDPHLPELSTWAEKHLRDEIKTRLGTGWQPRIIRPLSVLGMTHWPLTQSGKIDRRAITSAARIYFSSDNS from the coding sequence ATGATGACACAGCCAGATTCAATTTTTGTCCGTACACACACCGCCCCGATTGTGGTGGTGTGTGACGGTAGCGAGCTGCCGAGCGTTATTAGTTATGTTCGCCAAGGACTAACAGGCGAACTGTCGGTGCCGTTATTCCTTATCGGCCCGAATGTTGATCCGCGTCAGGCGCACGATGAGGCCGTCAATGCTGGTTACCCAGTAGGTACTGGGGTACTTATGCGTACCTCTGGTTCGACGTCGGGAACCGGCACAATCGTGCCGTTATCATGGTATTCGCTTGCGTCTTCTGCGCAGGCTACTCATGCGGCTTTGGCAGGTCCGGGAAGATGGTTAGCAGATTTGCCGATACATCATATTGCCGGATTTCAAACGATTGTGCGCTCAATTCTGGCAGCTACTGAGCCGATCAATATGTCGTTAACTCAATTATTGACGTCGCGAAGCGTTACTGAATTAACTTATTGTTCAGTTGTTCCCACTCAACTGAGTAGGATTTTAGCTGATCCCCTACTCACGCAAGCAGCACGCGAGGTCACTTTACTGGTTGGTGGCGCAGCAACGTCGTCGTCGCTCCTCAATCAAGCACGCGATAACGGACTAACCGTCCACACATCCTACGGGATGACGGAAACATGCGGCGGATGCGTCTATGATGGCCACCCAATCGGCGATGCCGTCATCTCACTGGCACAATCAGGCCAAATTTCGCTCACTGGTTCGATGGTGACCGGAGCTGGCTTACTCACAAAACACAATGGGACGCAATCCCAGCCGCTGACATACACTCACCTCACACGAGACCTCGGGACCTTTAATCCGGATGGCACACTGAGTGTGCTGGGGCGCATAGATGATGCTATTACCACTGGCGGGCTGACAATAATGCCCCACATTATTGAACAAACTCTGGCAGAAATCACTGGTTATGACACTATTGTTGTCGGGGTCCCTGATCAAACATGGGGGCAAAGTGCGTTGGCTTTTATAGATCCGCACCTCCCAGAACTATCCACCTGGGCAGAAAAGCATCTGCGCGATGAGATTAAAACTAGATTAGGAACCGGCTGGCAGCCACGCATAATCCGGCCACTCAGCGTTCTTGGAATGACTCATTGGCCACTAACACAGTCAGGGAAGATAGATCGCCGAGCCATAACCAGTGCTGCTCGCATATACTTTTCGAGTGATAACAGTTAA